A region of Thermodesulfobacteriota bacterium DNA encodes the following proteins:
- the lipB gene encoding lipoyl(octanoyl) transferase LipB, with protein MNLNLATTGSQHVTRNPEPATRNPLHETCLCVELPVIDYQKARDLQSYLVSARKDNIIDSDMVIILEHPPVFTLGRRGGLENLSVSESFLKKLKIPLIHVERGGNITFHGPGQIVVYPIINLGKARLAVTDFVSNLEEVMIQTAKDLGVQARRNGINRGIWVGEKKLGSIGIAVRKGISFHGMALNVNLSLEPFNWINPCGLQNIKMTSIQQELSHSVSLSHIRRTLKQHFESIFGIKLVATDIKELCRNFNLSSMLEFKSVKKEHNVF; from the coding sequence ATGAACCTAAACCTGGCAACTACCGGCTCGCAACACGTAACTCGCAATCCGGAACCCGCAACCCGCAACCCGCTCCACGAAACCTGCTTATGCGTGGAATTGCCTGTGATTGATTATCAAAAGGCGAGGGATCTACAAAGCTATCTTGTATCCGCCAGAAAAGATAACATAATAGACTCGGATATGGTGATAATTCTGGAACACCCTCCGGTCTTTACTCTTGGCCGCCGGGGTGGACTTGAAAATCTGAGCGTATCTGAATCTTTTCTAAAAAAATTGAAAATCCCGCTCATCCATGTGGAACGAGGGGGAAATATCACTTTTCACGGTCCCGGACAGATCGTGGTTTACCCTATTATTAACCTGGGAAAAGCCAGACTGGCTGTGACCGATTTTGTCAGTAACCTTGAGGAGGTCATGATTCAGACTGCTAAAGACTTAGGGGTTCAAGCACGGCGTAACGGTATAAACCGAGGCATATGGGTAGGAGAAAAAAAACTGGGAAGTATCGGAATAGCTGTTCGAAAAGGAATCAGTTTTCACGGCATGGCTCTAAATGTGAATCTGTCGCTTGAACCCTTTAACTGGATCAACCCCTGCGGATTGCAAAACATAAAGATGACCTCCATCCAGCAGGAACTTTCCCATTCTGTTTCTCTGTCTCACATCAGGCGGACGCTGAAACAGCATTTTGAATCGATCTTCGGGATAAAACTCGTGGCAACTGATATAAAAGAGTTATGCAGAAATTTTAACTTGAGTAGCATGTTGGAATTTAAAAGTGTCAAAAAAGAGCATAACGTTTTTTGA
- the lipA gene encoding lipoyl synthase, producing the protein MLTTIKQHKRKQKPPWLKRHLPTGPDYEQIKALITKGGLHTVCQEAKCPNIWECFSKHTATFMILGSRCTRNCRFCAVAHGPADEPDPKEPVRVANAARKMGLNYVVITSVTRDDLPDGGAVFFSQTLQEIRKQIPDALIEILIPDFQGNQHALKTVLKARPDVLNHNIETVPRLYSTVRPEANYQRSLELLQQTRQYDPSIPTKSGLMLGLGEQPEEITGTLEDLFNTGCRILTLGQYLQPSKQHLQVERFVSPEEFDNWKKTALEIGFSQVAGGPFVRSSYHAKELFQNQ; encoded by the coding sequence ATGCTCACCACCATAAAACAACATAAACGAAAACAAAAACCCCCCTGGCTTAAGCGGCACCTTCCAACCGGACCCGACTATGAGCAAATTAAAGCCCTTATTACTAAAGGCGGGCTGCACACAGTATGCCAGGAAGCAAAATGCCCCAATATCTGGGAGTGCTTTTCCAAACATACGGCCACATTTATGATTCTGGGATCTCGATGCACGCGCAATTGCAGATTTTGTGCCGTTGCTCATGGGCCGGCTGATGAACCCGATCCGAAAGAACCTGTGAGAGTAGCCAACGCGGCTCGTAAAATGGGTTTAAATTACGTGGTCATCACCTCTGTCACCCGTGATGATCTTCCTGACGGCGGTGCTGTCTTTTTTTCCCAAACCTTACAGGAAATCCGAAAACAAATACCTGACGCACTGATAGAGATCCTCATACCCGATTTTCAGGGAAACCAACATGCCCTGAAAACGGTTCTTAAAGCCCGACCCGATGTGTTGAACCATAATATAGAAACCGTTCCGCGTCTGTATTCGACGGTTCGCCCTGAAGCAAACTACCAACGCTCCCTGGAGCTTTTACAACAAACCCGCCAATACGATCCGTCTATACCAACCAAATCAGGACTCATGCTCGGCCTGGGTGAACAGCCTGAGGAGATCACCGGGACTCTTGAAGATCTTTTCAACACCGGCTGTCGAATCTTAACGCTGGGACAGTATCTCCAGCCTTCAAAACAACACCTTCAGGTTGAGCGTTTTGTTTCGCCGGAAGAATTTGACAACTGGAAAAAAACCGCCCTTGAAATCGGCTTTTCACAGGTGGCCGGCGGTCCTTTTGTTCGGAGCTCCTATCATGCAAAAGAGCTGTTTCAAAACCAGTGA
- a CDS encoding alpha/beta hydrolase, translating into MQKSCFKTSDHTHIYYETHGFESKNPVVVFLNGTMQTTLNWRPHARIFKDRFRVILYDARAQGQSKLGGKKPSVDLHVQDLSDLLHHLKIKRTHLVGVSHGCYIALSLASRTPDLVDGLVLCSVGSKINAQAKIIIRSWLEILQSDGLRSLGWAVLPVVFGKNFLKQNERMIDKMVEAIVARNNKDAIMAQLKAIKNYPAPGSLAKKINCPTLIVSGLQDRLVNIEDATHLAKLCRGSHEKLPGIGHSIPAETPELFNSTVLKFLLSF; encoded by the coding sequence ATGCAAAAGAGCTGTTTCAAAACCAGTGATCACACCCACATCTATTATGAAACACACGGATTTGAATCAAAAAATCCTGTGGTCGTTTTTTTGAACGGTACCATGCAAACCACCTTGAACTGGAGACCGCACGCCCGTATCTTTAAAGACCGCTTCAGGGTGATTCTGTATGATGCCAGAGCCCAGGGTCAAAGCAAGCTTGGGGGGAAAAAACCATCTGTCGACCTTCATGTCCAAGACCTTTCAGACCTTCTTCATCACCTTAAAATTAAAAGGACACACCTGGTAGGGGTGAGCCACGGTTGTTATATTGCACTTTCACTGGCTTCCCGGACTCCAGACCTGGTTGACGGCTTGGTACTGTGCAGCGTCGGTTCAAAAATCAACGCTCAGGCGAAAATTATTATACGGTCCTGGCTGGAAATACTTCAATCAGACGGGCTTAGGTCTTTGGGATGGGCGGTTCTTCCCGTTGTTTTTGGAAAAAACTTTTTAAAACAAAATGAAAGAATGATCGATAAAATGGTAGAGGCCATTGTGGCGCGAAACAATAAAGATGCTATCATGGCCCAACTCAAGGCGATAAAAAATTACCCTGCGCCCGGATCCCTGGCAAAAAAGATCAACTGCCCTACCCTCATTGTGTCAGGTCTCCAGGATCGTCTGGTAAATATTGAAGATGCCACGCATCTTGCCAAGCTCTGCCGGGGAAGTCATGAGAAATTGCCAGGCATCGGCCACAGTATTCCGGCTGAGACACCGGAGCTATTTAACAGCACAGTACTGAAATTTCTACTTTCTTTTTAA